A window of Candidatus Auribacterota bacterium genomic DNA:
ATCGGCTTTATTCGAGGTGCCCAGGATCGTCCCCCCCCAGGTGATAATTCCCGAAACGTCATCGTAGGAGAGCTCTTTAAACCTCCGCTCGACAAGACCCTCGTACCCGTCCTTGAACCCTACCACGCTCATGCGGTACACGTTGATCGCGGTCTTGGTCACCGCGCGGATGGCGGCGTTCAGCCCCGGGCAGTCCCCGCCGCCCGTGAGCACGCCGATCCGTTCGACCTTTCCGCTCCCCTGCCCCCTCATTTACTCGCCCTCCCCTTTCTCGCATCGCGGAACAGATTCTTGAGCAACTGCGAGAGGTCTTTCACAAACACATATTTCAGCGATCGGCGCAGCACCACGGGAATCTCCTGGAGATCCTTCCTGTTTTTCTCCGGGAGGATCACCGTGGTCACGCCCGCCCTCCGCGCGGCAAGAATCTTTTCCTTGATTCCGCCAATGGGCAGGATCTTGCCGGTGAGGGTGATCTCTCCGGTCATGGCCGTTCGGGAATCGAGCGGTATCCCCCGGAGCATGGAGACGAGCGCCGCGGCAATGGCGACGCCGGCAGAGGGGCCGTCCTTGGGGATCGCGCCCGCGGGCACGTGGATATGGACATCGCTCTTCTCGAAGAAATCCTCGGCGACCCCAAAACGGCCGGCGTAGCTGCGCACGAAACTCATCGCGGCCATGGCCGATTCCTTCATGATCTCGCCGAGCTGACCGGTGAGGGTCAAGCCCTTCTTCCCCTTCATCCTCTTCGCCTCAATGAAGAGAATCTCGCCGCCGCTGGGGGTCCAGGCGAGGCCGATCGCCACGCCGGGCTCGCCGGTCCTCTCCGCGAGCTCGGAGATAAAGCGCACCGGCCCCAGGTAGTATCTCAGCCTCTGCCGCGTGATGACCATCCGCTCCTTTTTCCCCTGCGCGACCGACTTGGCGATCTTCCTGCACACGGCGGCGATCTCACGCTCGAGGTTCCTCAATCCCGCCTCGCGGGTGTAGTCACGAATGATCCCCTCGAGCGCCCCCCTGCGGAAGACGACCCGCCCCCCGGTGAGGCCGTGCTCGGCGAGCTGTCGCGGGGTGAGGTAGCCCTCGGCGATCGTGATCTTCTCCTCCTCCGTGTAGCCGGGCAGCTCGATCACTTCCATGCGGTCCCTGAGCGCCGGGGGGATCGGGTCGAGAATATTCGCCGTGGTGATGAACATCACCGGGGAGAGATCGAACGGGACCTCGAGGTAGTGATCGGAGAAACTGAAATTCTGTTCGGGGTCCAGCACCTCGAGCAGCGCGCTCGCAGGGTCCCCCCGGAAATCGGCCCCGATCTTGTCAACCTCGTCGATCATGAAAACGGGATTCCGGGAGCCGCACTTCTTGATATTCTGGATGATCCGTCCCGGCAGCGCGCCCACATAGGTCCTGCGGTGCCCGCGGATCTCCGCCTCGTCCCTCACCCCACCGAGCGATATGCGGATGAACTTTCGCCCCATGGCGGCGGCGATCGAGCGCCCCAGAGAGGTCTTGCCCACGCCGGGCGGGCCCACGAAACAGATGATCGGCCCCTTGGTATCCCTTTTGATCTTGCGCACGGCGAGGTACTCGAGAATGCGCTCCTTGACCTTCTCCAGATCGTAGTGATCGCGGTCGAGAATCTTCCTCGCCCGGCGGATATCAAGTGTATCTTTAGTCCCCGCTGACCAGGGGAGACTCACCAGCCACTCGAGGTAGGTCTTGGATACCGTGTACTCGGCAGCGGCGGGATTGATGGTTTCAAAGCGGCCGAGTTCCTTCCGCGCGACCTCCTCGACCTCTTTCGGCATCTTCGCCTTCGTGATGCTCTCCGTGAACTCGCGCGCCTCCCGCGTCTGCTCGTCACCCTCGCCGAGCTCCTTCTGGATCGCTTTGAGCTGCTCTCTCAGGTAGTGTTCCCGCATCCCCTTGCTGATGGTGCTCTGCACGCTCGTCTGTATCTTGGTTCCCAGCTCCAGAATCTCAAGCTCCTTGTCGATAATAAGCAGAAGTTTTTTCAGCCGCGCCTTGACGTCGAGCTCCTCGAGCAGTTCCTGCTTCTTCGCGAGTTCCACATCCATATTTGAGACGATGAAATCGGCGAGCTTGCTCGGCTCGGTGATGTTCAGGACCGACATCTGCAGCTCCTTGGCCGGGAGCGGCGAGAGCGACAGGATCCTCTGGAACTGGTTTGAGACGCTCCGGGCGAGCGCCTGTATCTCCATATCCGTCTGGACCACATCATCGAGAGGCACAATCGCGGCCTTGAAATAGGGCTCCTCCTGGATGACGCGCTCGAGTTGAAATCGCTGGAGCCCCTGGATGATGATATTCACCCGCTGGTCGGGGTAGCGTATCATTTTATGTATCTTGCACACGGTCCCGTAGCGATAGAGGTCATCCGCGCGGGGATCCTCGACCTCGGTTTTCCGCTGGGCGACGAGCCCCACGATCTTATCGCCCGAGAGTGATTCATTGATCAACCGTATCGATTTCTCACGCCCAACGAGGAGGGGAGTGATCATAAAGGGGAAGATAACCGTGTCACGCAGGGGCAATATCCCGACCTCGCGGGGAATGGCGACCTTCACGCTCATGTCAATGGGTGGGTTGTTCGCGTGCATAACAGATTTCCTCCAGGGCGTGGTAAAAAAGCACGGAGGCCCTGGTTCTCAACCAGGCTGCCCCCTCTTCCCCCTGAGGGGGCGCCGCGTGGGCAGCCACACCTCAAGGAAGCCGTCGCGATAACATGCGCTCACCGCATCCTTTTTGATAGGGGTGCGTACTGTTACCCTCCGCTCGAACGTTCCGTAGTCGATCTCCATCTGCTGGTAGGAGACCTTTGCTCCTCGTGATTTGTCATCCCGACGCCCCCTGATGACGAGCGTGTCTCCCTCGAGCTCCACAGTGATATCCCGCTTCTTCATCCCGGGAATTTCCATCTTGACGACGGTGCCCTCCCGCGTCTCAAAGACATCGATGCACGGCTCGAAATGGATCTCCGTGAACACGGGGCCGGAGGATTCCTCGCCCCACAGGCTACGAAGGATCCTCCTCTCGAGCTCTCTGAAGGTCCCCAGGAGAAGCTGCGCGCTCATAACACCTCCTTGCCCCAGCGATGGTAATGCCAAAAGATCTTATAAAGCAACCACAGATTTATTCACCACAGATTGGCGCAGATTCCCTCCCCCCAAAAAATCTTTACAACTATCTGTGCAATCTGTGGTTGCATTTAGTTTTTTCATAAAACTTTTGACACTACCCCAGCGATGGTCATTGCTCCAGCCGACAACCCACGTGGAGCGATCGTGGCCCGCCCTTCAATCCGGCAATCCCTGTTCATCATTATAACCGGTCGCGTTTTATTTGACAGCCATTTTCACAGACCCTTTCACAGAGTAATGGTCAGTTTTGCAGGGGTAATGGTAAATGATGTTCGCCACGGATTTTCACGGATAACCACACGGATGGCCGAAGATGAAGCTTTCTTTTCATCTGTGAATATCCGTCATAATCCGTGTTCATCCGTGGCCCCCCTCTATAAGTGACCCCTTACTTCACAGACCAAGAAATGATTGACCCCACTCCGTAACTGATTTACACTTAGCGCGGTACTGCTGCGCATAGCTGAACTTTTCAGTCGGAACTCGTCCCATGAAAACTGCCAGGGTAAACATCAACCGCGCTTCCCGGAAAGCCCTCGAGACGCTCCCGCTCATCGGCCCGAAGAGGGCCGCGCGAATCATCATGTTCAGAAGGAGCAATGGATGGTTCGCGACTATTGATGATCTCGATTCAGTGCCGGGCATCGGAAAGAAAATAATAAGCCGGATCAGGGGATATATCACCCTCTGATCCGCCCATAACCGGCGCAATTCCACGCGGTAATCCCTCAGAAGGTGTGAAAAAATTGCCTCCCCGGCCTTTTTTGTAGGGGTCGGATTCATCCGACCCGCCAGCGGGCGCGATAAATCGCGCCCCTACAGTTTAGGCTGAAAATGCGGATGCGGCGATCGTGATTTTTTCACACCTTCTCAGTTACGGTGGGGCTAAATAGAATACTCCGCAACGTAGAGCACCCTTAAGGGTGCTCTACACCCCGTGACTGACCCCTTACATTTTCCCGTCGATTCCATTTCCGCGATTCTTCAATTCATTGTAGAATCAATTCCCGGGCTGTTGTACAGGGCACTTTGTTGATTATGAGAGTTGGGTTTATTTTCCTTCTGCGCGGCGGAAGATTGACCGGGTGGATCGAAAAGTAAAGATTAAAGATTTGACCCCTGAGGCAGGGTGGGAACCTTCAGGGTCAGACCTCTACTATTGACTAAACAGCTTCTGTCTTATCCCGCCCATCTTCTTCGAGAGTTGTTTATCCTCTGACATTCTTATCTGAACTCTCTTGTGCGTATCTCATCCAGCCTAAACAGCTCCTTCCGCTCGCTGCCATCGTGTCAGCGGTCGGTTAAAACCAGCCACTAAAGAACGATTCAAAACCAGCCACTTTAGAGGAGAGATTTGTCCTGTAGAATACCCTAACACAGAGAGGGGGTATTTGCATGGCAAATCTGATCAAAGTGGCTATAACTCATTCGATACAGACATGATACAGCCGTGGATGGTCCAAGAGGCGTATTGCGCGAGAGCTGGGGCTCGATCGTGAGACGGTAGCCCGGTACATCAGGATCGGGCTGGAGAGAGAGTCAAACCCAGCCATTTCGACCGCCGGCTCCCCCGATTCAAACCAGCCATTTCGACCGCCGGGAAACCAGGTAGGCCAAGCCAGTGTAACCCTTTCCGCGAGAACATAGAGCAGAAGATACAAGCAGGATTATCGGCTCAGCGGATATATCAAGATCTGGTGATTGAGCATGGTTTTACAGGCTCATATGAGTCGGTAAAGCGGTGTGTCAGAGGTATGCGGGAGGGGCATCCGGAACGCATATACCGGATGGAATGTCTCCCCGGGGAGGAAGCCCAGGTTGACTTCGGGCGCGGCGCGCCGATTATAGGCGAAAATGGGCACAGGAGCCGCCCGCCTTTTCTACGGGTCGCGTTGAGCTACTCGCGCAAATCCTACAGTGAATGCATTCCCCGGCAGACGACGGAAGGGTTTATCCGCTGTATCGAGAATGCCTTCAGAAGCTTTGGTGGAGTTCCCCGGACACTCTGCATTGATAATCTGAAAGCCGCCGTCACGAAAACAGACTGGTACGATCCCGACCTGAACCCGAAGATCGATGAGTTTGCCCGGCACTACGGAACCGCGGTACTCCCGACACGGCCATACACTCCCCAGCATAAAGGGAAGGTCGAGGGCGGGGTCAAATACGTCAAGAATAATGCGTTGAAGGGACGCGAGTTCGTGACTATGGAGGCCGAGAACGTATATCTGCGTCACTGGGAAGAGACGGTTGCAGATCTCAGGATACATGGGACCACCCGCATGCAGGTGAAGAAGCTGTTTGAAGAGCATGAGAAGCGCGCGTTACTGCCGTTGCCTCCGATGTTGTTCCCCTGTTTTGAGGAGGGACAGCGCACTGTTCACAGGGATAGCTATGTCGAAGTGGCCAGGTCGTATTATGAAGTGCCCGAGGAGTATATTGGGCGGAAGGTATGGGTGCGCTGGGACTCGAGGCTGGTGCGTATTTACAACCAGCGATTTGAAAAGATTACCGTTTTTGCGCGAGTGCCTCGGGGAAAGTTCTCGTCATGTCTTGGTCTCGGTGGCCGAAGAGGCAGTGTTGAGCGCAGCGCGGACTACTGGCTTGAGCGTACGGGGCTCATAGGGGAGCAGTGCGGGAAATGGGGCATGGCGGTTCTGTTAAATCGCGGGCCCCTGGCGATACGCGTGTTGCAAGGGCTGGTGGCCCTTACCAGGCGCCATTCGGCAAAGTGTATCGAGGAGGCATGCGCCTTGGCGGTGTCGCATGGAGCATACCGCCTTCGCGATGTGCGCCACCTGATAAAGATACCAACCGAGCAGGATAACTTCGAGTTTACTCAGACACATCCTCTTATCCGGGATATGGCCGAGTATGGCACGGTTATAAGGAACCTTGCAGAATTACGAAAGGAGGTAGTCCCCGCATGAATGACTCACTCGTCACCGCCTTACGGAAACTGAGGCTCTCAGGGCTAATACAGGTTCTTGATGTCAGGCTCCAGGAGGCCGCAGGGAACAACCTGGGGCATGCGGAGTTCCTTGAGCTGCTCATCCAGGATGAGATCAATATGCGGCATCAGAGACTCATTGCGAGGAGGATAAAAACCGCGTCATTCCGCGACACGAGAACACTGGAGGACTTTGACTTCAGCTTCAATACGTCCATCAAACGCAAACAGATCTATGATCTTGCGAGCTGCCAGTTCATCCGGGAGGCGCGGGATGTGCTCTTTGTAGGTCCGCCGGGAGTCGGCAAATCGCATCTGGCACAGGCTATCGGCTATCAGGCGATCAAGGCAGGCTTCGTTGTAATGTACCGTTCGGTCTTTGATGTGGTCAGGGACTTCCTGCAGGGTGAGGGCCTTGCAGGGGAGGGAGATGTTATATCGGACTATCTCCGGCCTGATCTGCTGATTATTGATGATATGGGGCTTAAACACCTGCCTCGCAAGTCCGGCGAGTATCTCTTTGAGGTCATCATGCGGCGCTATGAGCTCCGCTCAACCATTATGACTTCTAACCGCCCCATCGAGGAATGGGGCAAACTCATCGGGGATGTGCCGTCGGCCACAGCCATTCTGGACCGCTTTCTCCATCATGCCGAGATCATCACCATTAAAGGCAGGAGCTACCGGCTTGCCCATCGGGCAGACGCCGGGTCTGAACGAAAAGATCGTGCTTGCAAAAGCAGCAAGGAGAGGCAATCATAGGGGGTAAACACTGGCTGGTTTTGATTCGACCGCCAGTGGCTGGTTTTGAATCGACCGGTGACACCATCGCTTCTGACACGATACCATGCGCCCGGCGATCCTATCCTCTGTGATTCGGCCATGTCAAAGTGATCCTATCCCGCCCGAATTTCTGTCAATAGTAGAGGTCTGACCCTGAAGCTTCCGTGACCCTGAAGCTTCCGGTCCACAGAGGAAAGTGTACCAATCATCTCTTTTATCTCTTATACAAGTCGTACAATGGCAAGCTCTTCATGAGGGAACCAGGCAAGGAAACCGAAACCCCACCAGAAAGCTTGCAGGAAATCTGGAGCTCGGGCCGGGATTTGGGAACCCATTGTGAAGAAGCTGTAGATATTCCATAGCGTGACTAGAAACCCGAGAATACGGCACTTTCTCGAAATATTGTCTAAAAGACAGCTGACTTGGTTTCCAGCCAGCATCCCAAGATAAGCGAAGCCAAGCCGTGATTTGTACGGCTGCTCTACCCAGAGCACTACTGCTATGCCCGCGGCGGCGGCGAGGATGTTCTTGCCCGACCATTTGTTAAATCGGATCTCGGACATGTTCATTTCTAGCCCACCGGTGGCGTTCAGCCGCACCGCGTAGCTTAGCGAAACGGCGTCAGCTGGAACGGCCTGGTTGGGCGCGGCACGATAGCTCACTGCCACAACTGACTGGGCTCTGGTCTTAGAACAATTTAGCGACCTTCACATGGCCGACATTGTTCACCACTTGTTGATTAAAACAATCGCATTGAACGCATTGAGCAACACAATACCGGCAGACATTAACACTTTTCCAGAGAGAAGGCTCGGCCACTTACGGCGAACAAATTCCGGTCCTAATTTTTCAAATTTCTTCAGGCGATCTATATGCGAATTGGCGTCGGTCTGGTCTTTTAGGCTCAGCAGACAAACGATTAGTACAAGTAAGAACCCTAATCTCAATCCCCGCGATACAACGGCTGAGCCCGTTGTTGTTCATCATGCCCTATCCCCAGCATATCTTAATTCTACATTTATAAAGGTTTGACCCCAAAGCACTACCAGTTCTCTCTTTTAGATTAACACGGGCGATTTATTCTGCAGCGGTGGGTAAAACACTCCAAGAACCATAAACGTTTGGCGGAAGCGCTTCATGTTGCCGACGTAAAAATAGACATCATTTTTGCCGGAGCATATTCGACCAAGCCATGTTTCTTTAATCTTTTTCAGTAGAATAGCCTCGTTGCGATATATCCAACGCCACCTTCTGTAGGATTGGCCCAGTTCCCAGTCGATAATGCTCATTTTGTGCCCGGGACATTCTTTTACGCCGACGCACTTGAAGAAATAGTAGAAATTATGGGGGATGGCCTCGACCACGTTTTTCTTCTTATCAAAGAAACTCAATTGTGCGTAGCACGCCTCCCATGCCGCTTGATCTTTGGCCGCGGCTTTTTCCCATAAAAAGTCAATTTCGCTAGGCTTGATCAAAGCCAGAGACTTGTCATTCTCTTCAGCCTCTTTATACATCCAGCACATCGAAGGGGACAGCGTTGGGAGTACGACCATTTTTCGTCGTTCCCATTCATCCTTCGTATCCCACACTTCGACGATCTTAATGCTGTCCGCGTCGACTTTATAGCTTTCGGGTCTCTTGTCATCGGTGGCCTTATGACAAGCTATTTCAATTACGCTGTACTTCTTAAATTTCTTGTCGTCATCTAAGTCTCTGTACGGAATAGGATAAAGCCGTAGCAATTTCCCTGAAGCCAAATCAACCCCAGCGCAGCATACGGTCTCGCCGTATTTCTGACTGGGGTTGGGGTAAGCTTTAACAGTTATAAGGACCTTCTTCTTCTCTGTAAGCAATTTGGCCGTGTCCTCATATATTGACTATCGTCAGTCCGTTCCCATCTCTTTCTTTTATCTTTTGCGCGACAATCGAACGGTGGCATTCCTCCGGGGATTGTTCAAAGCACATCAAACAACAGGTAGCGTCAAGGACATATTGATAAACTTCCTCAATGGCCAGCTTGTTACTATTCAAGTAGGTAGAGAAAGCCTGAAAGAATGAGCGGTAGTCGTTATCTTCTTTTAGCTTTTTCCTGATTTCTTTCGGACTCCCCAGCTCTTTCAGATGTACATACTCGAATCCCTCTTCCCCCAGTCTTTCTCTGAGGGGAGACTTGGAAAATCCTCTTTTCCGGGATAACGGGACTTCTCTAACATCAACAACACGCTGTATCTGAAACCTGCCCAGTTGGGAGACGAAGGCATCCAAATCTTTGCCTTCATAGCCTATTGTATATAGGACATTGACCCTCGCCATTGTTTTGCCCTCACGGGTAAATGATAACATATAGCGAAGATAATAAAACGGGATCTTTCATGATCGAATACAACGAAATAGGTACTGCCTCAGTTTTGGGTGGTGAGCGGACCCTCAAATCTGTATGGGTCGGATCCTTCGGCAGGCTCAGGACAAGTTTTATCCGACCCGCATGGCGGGCCACGTGTTTCACGTGGCAAGCTTGATACTTGCCCGCCGAAGGCGGGAATCAAGCCCCTACAGTAATATCACCCATAACTGAGGGAGTACCGAAATAGATGGCAGGTAGATCTCCGGCAACGCGTAACCGCTCAGTGAAGCACTGATACGCACGCTGCTGTCATTGCGAGCGGAGCAAAGTAATCTCACTTAAAGGGCTTTCAGAGGGGGATTGCCACGTCCCGAAAGCTTTCGGGACTCGCAATGACAGCCGGCTATCATTGTCAGTGCCTGACTGAGGCATTACGCCTGCGGCCTTCT
This region includes:
- the lon gene encoding endopeptidase La, which encodes MHANNPPIDMSVKVAIPREVGILPLRDTVIFPFMITPLLVGREKSIRLINESLSGDKIVGLVAQRKTEVEDPRADDLYRYGTVCKIHKMIRYPDQRVNIIIQGLQRFQLERVIQEEPYFKAAIVPLDDVVQTDMEIQALARSVSNQFQRILSLSPLPAKELQMSVLNITEPSKLADFIVSNMDVELAKKQELLEELDVKARLKKLLLIIDKELEILELGTKIQTSVQSTISKGMREHYLREQLKAIQKELGEGDEQTREAREFTESITKAKMPKEVEEVARKELGRFETINPAAAEYTVSKTYLEWLVSLPWSAGTKDTLDIRRARKILDRDHYDLEKVKERILEYLAVRKIKRDTKGPIICFVGPPGVGKTSLGRSIAAAMGRKFIRISLGGVRDEAEIRGHRRTYVGALPGRIIQNIKKCGSRNPVFMIDEVDKIGADFRGDPASALLEVLDPEQNFSFSDHYLEVPFDLSPVMFITTANILDPIPPALRDRMEVIELPGYTEEEKITIAEGYLTPRQLAEHGLTGGRVVFRRGALEGIIRDYTREAGLRNLEREIAAVCRKIAKSVAQGKKERMVITRQRLRYYLGPVRFISELAERTGEPGVAIGLAWTPSGGEILFIEAKRMKGKKGLTLTGQLGEIMKESAMAAMSFVRSYAGRFGVAEDFFEKSDVHIHVPAGAIPKDGPSAGVAIAAALVSMLRGIPLDSRTAMTGEITLTGKILPIGGIKEKILAARRAGVTTVILPEKNRKDLQEIPVVLRRSLKYVFVKDLSQLLKNLFRDARKGRASK
- a CDS encoding Hsp20/alpha crystallin family protein; the protein is MSAQLLLGTFRELERRILRSLWGEESSGPVFTEIHFEPCIDVFETREGTVVKMEIPGMKKRDITVELEGDTLVIRGRRDDKSRGAKVSYQQMEIDYGTFERRVTVRTPIKKDAVSACYRDGFLEVWLPTRRPLRGKRGQPG
- a CDS encoding ComEA family DNA-binding protein codes for the protein MKTARVNINRASRKALETLPLIGPKRAARIIMFRRSNGWFATIDDLDSVPGIGKKIISRIRGYITL
- the istA gene encoding IS21 family transposase is translated as MSTAGKPGRPSQCNPFRENIEQKIQAGLSAQRIYQDLVIEHGFTGSYESVKRCVRGMREGHPERIYRMECLPGEEAQVDFGRGAPIIGENGHRSRPPFLRVALSYSRKSYSECIPRQTTEGFIRCIENAFRSFGGVPRTLCIDNLKAAVTKTDWYDPDLNPKIDEFARHYGTAVLPTRPYTPQHKGKVEGGVKYVKNNALKGREFVTMEAENVYLRHWEETVADLRIHGTTRMQVKKLFEEHEKRALLPLPPMLFPCFEEGQRTVHRDSYVEVARSYYEVPEEYIGRKVWVRWDSRLVRIYNQRFEKITVFARVPRGKFSSCLGLGGRRGSVERSADYWLERTGLIGEQCGKWGMAVLLNRGPLAIRVLQGLVALTRRHSAKCIEEACALAVSHGAYRLRDVRHLIKIPTEQDNFEFTQTHPLIRDMAEYGTVIRNLAELRKEVVPA
- the istB gene encoding IS21-like element helper ATPase IstB; this encodes MNDSLVTALRKLRLSGLIQVLDVRLQEAAGNNLGHAEFLELLIQDEINMRHQRLIARRIKTASFRDTRTLEDFDFSFNTSIKRKQIYDLASCQFIREARDVLFVGPPGVGKSHLAQAIGYQAIKAGFVVMYRSVFDVVRDFLQGEGLAGEGDVISDYLRPDLLIIDDMGLKHLPRKSGEYLFEVIMRRYELRSTIMTSNRPIEEWGKLIGDVPSATAILDRFLHHAEIITIKGRSYRLAHRADAGSERKDRACKSSKERQS
- a CDS encoding DUF488 domain-containing protein, with product MARVNVLYTIGYEGKDLDAFVSQLGRFQIQRVVDVREVPLSRKRGFSKSPLRERLGEEGFEYVHLKELGSPKEIRKKLKEDNDYRSFFQAFSTYLNSNKLAIEEVYQYVLDATCCLMCFEQSPEECHRSIVAQKIKERDGNGLTIVNI